A section of the Engraulis encrasicolus isolate BLACKSEA-1 chromosome 8, IST_EnEncr_1.0, whole genome shotgun sequence genome encodes:
- the LOC134454337 gene encoding extracellular calcium-sensing receptor codes for MSVFAILLLVYASLAKASHPVCHLMGMPEAPLLSREGDVVIGGAFSIHSKITHPHITFTEKPAPVQCSSINFREFRFAQTMIFAIEEINNSSTLLPNVSIGYKIYDSCGSTLLSIRLAMALMNGQDATMEASCSGQSAVHAIIGESESSSTIVLSRTTGPFKIPVISHFATCACLSNRREFPSFFRTIPSDYYQSRALAKLVKHFGWTWVGAVRSDNDYGNNGMATFLEAAQREGVCVEYSEAILRTSSRERISSVVELIKTGTARVLVAFLAQSEMEVLLEEALLQNVTGLQWIASESWITARHLATRRTARVISGALGFTISRSTIPGLSDFLLKVSLSENSSVVREFWETAFQCKLSGESETKFPRQCSGSENLAELKNPFTDVSELRISNNVYKAVYTVAHAVQNLLGCTGDEHRSDNSTQNRECKLRENVKPGQVLRYLHGVNFSMPSGEDVYFDQNGDPAARYELVNWQKTAAGDTVFVTVGEYDASLPEGHQFAMNSVDIVWAGDTKSRPRSVCSESCLPGYRQAVIRGRPVCCFSCVRCADGEISSTVDSTECTKCSLKFWSNEDRSRCTPKQTEFLSFTENMGIILTTFSLAGACFTIAVAVVFFCFIDTPLVKASNLELSFLLLFSLTLCFLCSLTFIGQPSEWSCRLRHTAFGITFALCLSCVLTKNMTVVMAFKASVPGTGVPQCSLPFQRLSVLCCTLVQVIICALWISLAPPVPYKNMAYSSNKIILECRLGSAIGFWAVLGYIGLLAALCFILAFLARKLPDNFNEAKFITFSMLIFCAVWITFIPAYVSSPGKFTVAVEIFAMLASSFGLLFCIFLPKCYIILFKPDRNTKKHVMGKAHVKSQ; via the exons ATGTCTGTCTTTGCTATTCTCCTCCTGGTTTACGCTTCATTGGCAAAGGCATCACACCCTGTCTGCCACCTGATGGGGATGCCAGAGGCACCTTTGCTATCGAGAGAAGGGGATGTGGTGATTGGAGGCGCCTTCTCAATTCACAGCAAAATCACACATCCCCACATAACCTTCACAGAGAAACCTGCACCTGTCCAGTGCTCTAG CATAAACTTCAGAGAATTCCGCTTTGCTCAGACAATGATTTTCGCCATTGAAGAGATAAACAATAGCAGCACTTTACTTCCTAACGTATCCATAGGTTATAAAATATATGACAGCTGTGGCTCAACACTACTGTCCATAAGGTTAGCCATGGCTTTAATGAATGGGCAAGACGCCACAATGGAGGCATCATGCTCTGGACAGTCAGCAGTGCATGCCATTATAGGAGAGTCTGAGTCTTCCTCTACTATTGTGCTCTCCAGGACAACGGGACCCTTCAAAATACCTGTG ATTAGCCATTTTGCCACGTGTGCCTGTCTGAGCAACAGGAGAGAGTTCCCTTCCTTCTTCAGGACCATCCCCAGCGACTACTACCAGAGCAGAGCCCTGGCCAAGCTGGTCAAGCACTTTGGTTGGACCTGGGTCGGGGCCGTGAGAAGCGACAACGACTACGGAAACAACGGCATGGCCACGTTCTTGGAGGCTGCccagagggagggagtgtgtgtggagtACTCGGAGGCCATCCTGAGGACCAGCTCTCGCGAGCGGATCTCCAGCGTGGTCGAGCTGATCAAGACGGGCACAGCTCGGGTCCTGGTGGCCTTTCTGGCTCAGAGCGAGATGGAGGTGCTACTGGAGGAGGCCCTACTCCAGAACGTCACGGGACTGCAGTGGATAGCCAGCGAGTCCTGGATCACAGCCAGGCACCTCGCCACACGCAGGACGGCCAGGGTCATCAGCGGGGCCCTCGGCTTCACCATTAGCAGGTCCACGATTCCCGGCCTTAGCGACTTTCTCTTGAAAGTCAGCCTGTCGGAAAACAGCTCCGTTGTGAGGGAATTCTGGGAGACGGCATTCCAATGCAAGTTGTCCGGAGAAAGTGAGACAAAATTCCCGAGGCAATGTTCAGGTTCGGAAAACCTGGCAGAGCTTAAAAATCCCTTCACTGACGTTTCAGAGCTAAGGATCTCTAATAATGTGTATAAGGCCGTGTACACGGTGGCCCATGCGGTGCAAAACCTTTTGGGCTGCACAGGTGATGAGCACCGCTCAGATAACAGCACACAGAACAGAGAGTGTAAACTGAGAGAAAATGTTAAGCCAGGTCAG GTATTACGTTATTTGCATGGGGTGAATTTTTCCATGCCTTCTGGAGAGGATGTCTATTTTGACCAAAATGGAGACCCAGCTGCCAGATACGAGTTGGTAAACTGGCAGAAAACGGCAGCTGGAGACACAGTGTTTGTGACCGTTGGGGAGTATGATGCCTCGCTGCCTGAAGGTCACCAGTTTGCCATGAATAGCGTCGATATCGTTTGGGCTGGCGATACCAAGTCA AGACCAAGGTCTGTGTGCAGCGAGAGCTGCCTACCAGGATATCGGCAGGCAGTGATCCGAGGAAGGCCTGTTTGCTGCTTCTCCTGTGTGCGGTGTGCTGATGGAGAGATCAGCAGTACAGTGG ATTCAACTGAATGCACAAAGTGTTCGCTGAAGTTCTGGTCCAATGAAGACCGCAGCCGCTGCACTCCAAAGCAAACAGAGTTCCTCTCTTTCACCGAGAACATGGGCATCATCCTGACTACGTTCTCACTCGCCGGGGCGTGCTTCACCATCGCCGTGGCAGTTGTGTTCTTTTGTTTCATCGACACACCCCTCGTCAAAGCCAGTAATTTAGAGCTCAGCTTCTTGCTCTTGTTCTCCCTCACCCTTTGTTTTCTCTGTTCACTCACATTCATTGGCCAGCCCTCTGAGTGGTCTTGCAGGCTAAGGCACACAGCCTTCGGGATCACTTTTGCTCTCTGCCTGTCCTGTGTTTTGACTAAGAACATGACCGTTGTCATGGCTTTTAAGGCCTCTGTGCCAGGGACGGGTGTTCCTCAGTGTTCACTGCCCTTTCAGAGACTAAGCGTGCTCTGTTGCACTCTTGTGCAAGTGATCATTTGTGCCCTGTGGATATCACTGGCTCCCCCAGTCCCTTACAAAAACATGGCCTACTCCAGTAATAAAATCATACTGGAATGTCGCCTTGGGTCAGCCATTGGTTTCTGGGCTGTGCTGGGATACATTGGACTCCTTGCTGCCCTCTGTTTCATTCTAGCTTTTTTGGCTCGTAAACTACCAGATAACTTCAATGAGGCCAAATTCATCACGTTCAGTATGCTGATATTCTGTGCAGTCTGGATCACTTTTATTCCAGCTTACGTCAGCTCCCCTGGAAAGTTTACTGTAGCTGTAGAGATATTTGCCATGCTAGCATCTAGTTTTGGTCTCCTTTTTTGCATATTTCTCCCTAAATGTTACATAATCTTATTCAAACCAGATAGGAATACAAAGAAACATGTAATGGGTAAAGCACATGTGAAATCCcaatga
- the LOC134454339 gene encoding extracellular calcium-sensing receptor-like: MAHPTLLLLLLLSPWCLSASLQSCRLLGQPALPVFASEGDIDIGAVLYLHRKAVVKAPSFTTEPEPASCIRLHMGEFRTAQTIMFAVEEINNNTNLLPGVRLGYKIYDSCGSIILAIRSAMALMNGYGETLSDTSCQRPLAVKAIVGGSSSTTSIGIASAVGLFHIPMISHTATCACLSDTDRFPSFFRTIPSDYYQSRALAQLVKHFGWTWVGAVRSRNDYGNNGIATFVEAAQELGVCIEYSEAYLRTDPKEELQRIVEVIKGATSRVIVAFLAQGDIIPLLNELALHNITGLQFVGSESWITSKGIFNTNTFSLLTGAVGFTIQNVVLEGLQEFLFNVHPSKAPQNSYLKEFWETAFECSFDNGHITGSQCTGSESLQTLQSQYTDMAEMRFSNKIYTAVYAVAHSLHNLLMDQNKTQVNLLVPPKVLEYLKKVNFTSTTGEQIFFDSRGDPAARYELVNWQPDDDGTLQFKSVGVYDTSAPSEQRFVLNQGGLTWAGGQSQVPVSVCSESCPPGTRKAQQKGKPICCYDCIPCGEGEISNITDSHDCLPCPPDYWSNESKDKCVLKYIEYLSYSEIMGIVLVFFSVFGTTVTILVAAVFFTHRDTPIVKANNSELSFLLLFSLTLCFLCSLTFIGRPSEWSCMLRHTAFGITFVLCISCVLGKTIVVLMAFRATLPGSNVMKWFGPLQQRLSVLGFTLIQVLICVLWLTISPPFPYRNMHLYIDKIILECDVGSPIGFWAILGYIGLLALLCFILAFLARKLPDNFNEAKFITFSMLIFCAVWITFIPAYVSSPGKFTVAVEIFAILASSFGLLLCIFTPKCYIILIKPEQNTKKHMMGKTAPGSI; the protein is encoded by the exons ATGGCCCACCCCACTCTGCTCCTACTGCTGTTGCTCAGCCCGTGGTGTCTCAGTGCATCACTACAGAGCTGTCGCCTGCTGGGCCAGCCAGCTCTGCCTGTCTTTGCCTCTGAAGGTGACATCGATATCGGGGCTGTTTTGTATTTACACCGAAAAGCTGTGGTGAAAGCTCCTAGTTTTACAACAGAGCCAGAGCCTGCTTCATGTATCCG ACTGCACATGGGTGAGTTTCGAACTGCACAGACCATCATGTTTGCGGTAGaggaaatcaacaacaacactaaCCTCCTACCTGGCGTGAGACTTGGCTACAAGATTTATGATTCCTGTGGCTCCATTATCTTGGCCATCCGTTCAGCCATGGCCCTGATGAACGGCTATGGGGAGACTCTGAGCGACACGTCGTGCCAGCGGCCACTGGCTGTTAAAGCCATCGTAGGGGGGTCTAGCTCTACTACCAGCATTGGCATCGCCTCTGCAGTGGGACTTTTCCACATCCCCATG ATCAGTCACACCGCCACATGTGCCTGTCTCAGTGACACAGACAGATTTCCGAGCTTTTTCAGGACCATCCCCAGTGACTACTACCAGAGCAGAGCCCTGGCACAGCTGGTCAAGCACTTTGGCTGGACATGGGTGGGAGCTGTTCGAAGTAGGAATGATTACGGGAATAACGGAATAGCTACATTTGTGGAAGCGGCACAGGAGCTTGGTGTTTGCATTGAGTATTCCGAGGCCTACCTCCGAACAGATCCCAAAGAGGAACTCCAAAGAATAGTTGAAGTTATCAAGGGGGCCACGTCCAGGGTAATAGTGGCGTTCTTAGCGCAGGGGGACATTATCCCTCTATTGAACGAGCTGGCACTCCATAACATCACAGGGCTGCAGTTTGTGGGAAGCGAATCATGGATCACTTCCAAAGGCATTTTCAACACAAACACCTTCAGTTTGCTAACGGGAGCCGTAGGATTCACAATACAAAATGTGGTTCTAGAAGGGTTGCAAGAGTTTTTGTTCAACGTGCATCCCTCTAAAGCTCCACAAAATTCGTATCTCAAAGAGTTTTGGGAGACAGCATTTGAGTGCTCATTTGACAACGGCCACATTACTGGTTCACAGTGCACAGGGTCAGAGAGCTTGCAGACTCTGCAGAGTCAGTATACGGATATGGCTGAGATGCGGTTCTCTAATAAAATCTACACCGCTGTGTATGCTGTTGCCCACTCTCTTCATAATCTATTGATGGATCAAAACAAAACTCAAGTCAATCTGTTAGTTCCTCCAAAG GTGCTTGAGTATTTGAAGAAGGTGAATTTCACCTCCACGACCGGGGAGCAGATATTTTTTGACTCCAGGGGAGACCCTGCTGCTCGCTATGAGCTGGTCAACTGGCAGCCCGATGACGATGGAACTCTGCAGTTTAAATCTGTTGGAGTCTATGACACATCTGCACCCTCAGAACAGCGCTTTGTTTTGAACCAAGGAGGCCTGACGTGGGCCGGTGGCCAATCACAG gtgcctgtgtctgtgtgcagtgagAGCTGTCCCCCAGGGACCAGGAAGGCCCAACAGAAAGGAAAGCCAATATGCTGCTATGACTGTATAccgtgtggagagggagagataagcaATATAACCG attCACATGACTGCCTTCCCTGCCCTCCAGATTACTGGTCGAATGAGAGTAAGGATAAGTGTGTGTTGAAATATATTGAATACCTGTCTTATTCTGAGATCATGGGAATTGTGCTGGTATTTTTCTCTGTATTTGGTACGACAGTCACTATTTTGGTGGCAGCCGTGtttttcacacacagagacacacccatAGTGAAAGCGAACAACTCGGAGCTGAGCTTCCTACTGCTCTTCTCCCTGACTCTCTGCTTCCTCTGTTCTCTTACTTTCATTGGTCGGCCCTCTGAGTGGTCCTGCATGTTGCGTCACACAGCGTTTGGGATCACCTTTGTTCTCTGCATCTCCTGTGTTCTGGGGAAAACGATAGTGGTGTTAATGGCCTTCAGAGCCACTCTTCCAGGCAGTAATGTCATGAAGTGGTTTGGGCCTCTGCAACAGAGACTCAGCGTTCTTGGCTTCACTCTCATACAAGTCCTCATATGTGTGCTCTGGTTGACCATATCACCTCCTTTCCCTTACAGAAACATGCACCTTTACATTGATAAGATCATTCTAGAATGTGATGTGGGTTCACCAATAGGATTTTGGGCCATATTAGGTTATATCGGACTACTTGCTCTGTTGTGTTTCATCCTGGCTTTTCTGGCTCGTAAACTACCAGATAACTTCAACGAAGCCAAATTCATCACATTCAGTATGCTGATATTCTGTGCCGTCTGGATCACTTTTATTCCAGCTTATGTCAGCTCTCCTGGAAAATTTACAGTGGCTGTGGAGATATTTGCCATTTTGGCCTCTAGTTTTGGATTACTTCTGTGTATTTTCACACCAAAATGTTACATTATTCTAATAAAGCCTGAGcaaaacacaaagaaacacatgatGGGAAAGACTGCACCAGGCTCCATATAG